TCATTGCGAGGACGCAGGACGAAGCAATCCGTCCTTCTCCAAGCTCTAAACTCTGACCTACTCAAAAGCCCCTGGCGTCTGCATGACGTCAGGGGCTTTGTGTTTGTCATCTGACTGCCCTTTCCCTAAAAAAAGAGAAACTAAGGGCAAGAAGGATAAGGCTTTTGAGCAGGTCAGAGTTTTTTCCCCTGAGAAGGACGGATTGCTTCGTCCTGCGTCCTCGCAATGACGGAAGCGTAGCTTATCTTTGTCTCACTTTTTCACACCACCCATCTTCACCACCCGCATTCAGCCATGATTATCGGCGTTCCGAAAGAGATTAAAAACAACGAAAACCGCGTGGGCCTGACGCCCGCTGGCGTTGCTGAGTTCCGCAAGCACGGCCACCAGGTGTACGTGCAGGCTTCGGCCGGCACGGGTAGCGGCTTCGAGGACGCCGAGTATCAGCAGGCAGGCGCTACCATCCTGCCCACCATTGCCGACGTGTACGGCCAGGCCGAGATGATTGTGAAGGTGAAGGAGCCGATTGCCGAGGAATACCCGCTCATCAAGGAAAACCAGCTGCTGTTCACCTACTTCCACTTTGCCAGCAGCGAGGAGCTGACCCACGCCATGATTGAGCGCAAGGCCGTGTGCCTGGCCTACGAGACGGTGGAACTGCCTTCCCGCGCCCTGCCCCTGCTTATTCCGATGAGCGAGGTGGCCGGTCGTATGGCTCCGCAGGAAGGTGCCAAGTACCTGGAAAAGCCCCTGAAAGGCCGCGGCATTCTGCTGGGTGGCGTGCCCGGCGTGAAGCCCGCCGAAGTGCTGGTGCTGGGCGGTGGCATTGTAGGTACGCAGGCGGCGAAAATTGCCGCTGGCCTGGGCGCCCGCGTCACCATCATGGACATCAGCCTGACCCGCCTGCGGGAGCTGGATGACATCATGCCCAAGAACGTAGTGACCCAGTACTCAAACGAGTACAACATCCGCGAGGCCATCAAAACCGCCGACCTCATCGTGGGCGCCGTGCTGATTCCGGGCGCCAAGGCTCCCCACCTTATCACCCGCGAGATGCTGAAGACCATGAAGCCCGGCACCGTGCTCGTGGACGTGGCCGTGGACCAGGGTGGCTGCATCGAAACCTGCAAACCTACCACCCACGAAAACCCCACCTTCATCATCGACGACATCGTGCACTACTGCGTGGCCAACATGCCCGGTGCCGTACCCTACACCTCCACCCTGGCCCTGACCAACGCCACGCTGCCCTACGCCGTGAAGCTGGCCAACCTGGGCTGGCAGGAAGCCTGCCGCCGCGACGAGGCCCTGCGCCTCGGCCTGAACGTGGTAGGTGGCAAAGTAGTTTACAAAGGTGTAGCTGACGCCTGGAACCTGCGCCTGGAGGCCGTAGAATCGGTGATGGAAGAGGCGGCTGTTGTTTAATTAGTAATTGAGAATTAGTAAGTAAGAATTGGGCGTTCTGGCGGCGTGATGCTGCCGGAACGCTCAATTTTCTTTACTATCCACATTCTGACTGTCCTGATTAAGCGAAACGAATCAGCAGGTGTCAATTACTCATTATTAATTCCTACTTATTCATTCTCACATGAAAGGCATCATCTATACCGGCGGGGAGCTGACGGACTTGGTGAGCTTTGCGCGGCTTCCCTCCTACTTGCAGGCGTTTTTGCGGGAGCAGAATGGGGTGGTAGCCTACTTCGGCGGGCTGCACCTGCGGGGCTGCGTGCAGGAGCCGGGCTGGCACTCGTTGGCCCAGGCTTGGCAGGGCGCAGCCGCTTTCTGGCGCACCTACGATGCCGTGCTGGAAACCGACGTACCGTTTGCCCAGGACTGCGTGGGCAACCAG
This region of Hymenobacter sp. YIM 151500-1 genomic DNA includes:
- the ald gene encoding alanine dehydrogenase; translated protein: MIIGVPKEIKNNENRVGLTPAGVAEFRKHGHQVYVQASAGTGSGFEDAEYQQAGATILPTIADVYGQAEMIVKVKEPIAEEYPLIKENQLLFTYFHFASSEELTHAMIERKAVCLAYETVELPSRALPLLIPMSEVAGRMAPQEGAKYLEKPLKGRGILLGGVPGVKPAEVLVLGGGIVGTQAAKIAAGLGARVTIMDISLTRLRELDDIMPKNVVTQYSNEYNIREAIKTADLIVGAVLIPGAKAPHLITREMLKTMKPGTVLVDVAVDQGGCIETCKPTTHENPTFIIDDIVHYCVANMPGAVPYTSTLALTNATLPYAVKLANLGWQEACRRDEALRLGLNVVGGKVVYKGVADAWNLRLEAVESVMEEAAVV